A DNA window from Helianthus annuus cultivar XRQ/B chromosome 15, HanXRQr2.0-SUNRISE, whole genome shotgun sequence contains the following coding sequences:
- the LOC110910295 gene encoding 40S ribosomal protein S18 — protein sequence MSLVANEDFQHILRVQNTNVDGKQKIMFAMTSIKGIGRRFANIVCKKADVDMNKRAGELSSAEIDNLMTIVANPRQFKIPDWFLNRKKDYKDGKYSQVTSNALDMKLRDDLERLKKIRNHRGLRHYWGLRVRGQHTKTTGRRGKTVGVSKKR from the exons ATG TCGCTAGTCGCAAATGAAGATTTCCAGCACATTCTTCGTGTGCAGAACACGAACGTTGACGGAAAGCAGAAGATTATGTTCGCTATGACCAGTATTAAAGGTATTGGTCGTCGGTTTGCTAATATCGTCTGCAAAAAGGCTGACGTTGATATGAACAAGAG GGCTGGTGAACTCTCAAGTGCTGAGATAGATAATCTGATGACAATTGTGGCTAACCCACGCCAATTCAAAATCCCAGACTGGTTTTTGAACAGGAAGAAAGATTACAAGGACGGGAAGTACTCGCAAGTCACATCAAATGCTCTTGACATGAAATTGAGAGATGATCTTGAGCGGTTGAAGAAGATCAG GAACCATCGTGGTCTTCGTCATTACTGGGGTCTTCGTGTGCGTGGACAGCACACCAAAACCACTGGTCGTCGGGGAAAGACCGTTGGTGTGTCCAAGAAGAGATAA
- the LOC118487413 gene encoding uncharacterized protein LOC118487413 gives MKVHPAPNRRNITVRYDNAAVINRRQKKLRRLPHIFTKVLELPFYSDADVSVHETSDSLKFVIGTDDDVIGGEIGARAIEICSGVTKVVVGEPVDEVEVDVWRFRLPDCTVPELATASFSDGELVVVVPKDGDLDGDLLVVV, from the coding sequence ATGAAGGTTCATCCGGCACCTAACCGTCGCAACATCACCGTGCGTTACGACAACGCCGCCGTAATAAACCGCCGTCAAAAGAAGCTCCGGCGACTCCCACACATCTTCACAAAAGTTCTCGAACTTCCGTTCTACTCCGACGCCGATGTTTCCGTACACGAAACATCGGATTCGCTAAAGTTCGTCATCGGCACCGATGATGACGTCATCGGTGGTGAAATCGGTGCGCGCGCAATTGAGATATGCTCCGGTGTGACGAAAGTTGTGGTCGGTGAGCCGGTTGATGAGGTGGAGGTTGACGTGTGGCGGTTCCGGTTGCCGGATTGTACGGTGCCTGAGCTTGCGACGGCGTCGTTTAGTGATGGGGAGCTTGTGGTGGTTGTTCCGAAGGATGGTGACTTGGATGGGGATTTGTTGGTTGTTGTATAG
- the LOC110910296 gene encoding protein MARD1, whose protein sequence is MLRNRSISLTKQSPIVTDHQAPSCSSTTTPNPTRPGSSFLGSPRFFNGFFLHKNLFAASILDTNKLFCNFVGNPFRFSRNPEKPMKILEQNKHSSENFDSLRFFNGVLRENLLPASIDTNKQFCNFASNPFQFSKNPEKPRKILKENNHRLEKFDSEGITLVLEQEDHNGNICNKHDKSRVIRNVLFGSKLKIEILSGSPESVGDFGIKTRNSKFSGGPSVTGSGSPRLSTGPLCLSEMELSEEYTRVISRGCNPKTTHIFNNCVVNSCCGIRVGSPPLDSFVRFCQTCKKNLGEDNDIFMYRGEKAFCSEECRCQEMILDGLMIS, encoded by the exons ATGCTGAGGAACCGATCAATATCGCTAACAAAACAATCACCGATCGTGACGGATCACCAAGCTCCGTCTTGTTCATCTACAACTACACCaaacccgacccgacccggtTCATCGTTTCTTGGTTCTCCAAGGTTCTTCAATGGCTTTTTCTTACATAAAAATCTGTTTGCAGCTTCAATTCTCGACAccaacaaactgttttgtaattTTGTCGGCAACCCATTTCGATTTAGCAGAAACCCAGAAAAACCCATGAAGATCTTGGAACAGAATAAACACAGTTCTGAGAATTTTGATTCTTTAAGGTTCTTCAATGGTGTTTTACGTGAAAACCTGTTACCAGCTTCAATTGACACCAACAAACAGTTTTGTAATTTTGCCAGTAACCCATTTCAATTCAGCAAAAACCCAGAAAAACCCAgaaagattttgaaagaaaacaaTCACAGATTGGAGAAATTTGATTCTGAAGGAATTACTCTTGTTCTTGAACAAGAAGATCATAATGGCAATATCTGTAATAAACATGATAAGAGTCGGGTCATCCGAAATGTTTTGTTTGGGTCAAAGCTAAAGATTGAAATCCTAAGCGGGTCACCGGAATCCGTTGGTGATTTTGGGATCAAGACCCGGAATTCGAAGTTTTCGGGTGGTCCGAGTGTAACCGGATCCGGGTCTCCAAGATTGTCTACTGGTCCTTTGTGTTTGAGTGAGATGGAGCTCTCGGAAGAGTATACTCGTGTGATCTCTCGTGGATGTAACCCGAAAACGACCCATATTTTTAATAACTGTGTTGTGAATAGTTGTTGTGGTATTCGGGTCGGGTCACCACCATTGGATAGTTTTGTAAGATTCTGTCAGACGTGTAAGAAGAATCTTGGAGAGGATAATGACATTTTCATGTACAG GGGTGAGAAAGCATTTTGTAGTGAAGAATGTAGATGCCAAGAAATGATTTTGGATGGATTGATGATCTCTTAG
- the LOC110910298 gene encoding F-box/kelch-repeat protein SKIP30 — MSALIEGLPDAVAIRCLARVPYYLFPKLEVICRSWREAVHSTELYKAREELKSSENLLCVCAFDPENVWQLYDPTRDLWITLPVLPSKVRNLAHFGVVSTARKLFVLGGGSDAVDPLTGDQDGSFATNEVWAYDPVVRQWAQRAPMIVPRAMFACCVVNGKILVAGGFTTCRKSISKAEIYDPDNDVWGSIPDLHYSHNSACTGLVIGAEVHVVHKGLTTVQVLTKDGWRVHEHSWLQGPMTVVNGSLYVMSHGLIYKQDRESRKVVISASGFKRRIGFAMMGFRDDIYVIGGVIGPEGWNSDIKKMSDVDVLTLGNEKPVWQKAASMTRCRGTILGCVELKI; from the coding sequence ATGTCGGCTCTCATTGAAGGTCTCCCCGATGCTGTTGCTATCAGGTGTCTTGCACGGGTCCCGTACTACCTTTTCCCGAAACTAGAAGTAATTTGTCGTTCTTGGCGCGAAGCAGTTCACAGCACCGAGCTATATAAAGCCCGTGAAGAACTCAAATCAAGTGAAAATCTGTTATGCGTTTGCGCGTTTGACCCAGAAAACGTGTGGCAACTTTACGACCCGACCCGAGACCTCTGGATCACTCTCCCGGTACTTCCTTCAAAAGTTCGAAATTTGGCCCATTTTGGTGTGGTTTCTACCGCGAGGAAATTGTTTGTCCTAGGTGGCGGTAGTGATGCCGTTGACCCGTTGACCGGTGACCAAGACGGGAGCTTTGCTACAAACGAGGTCTGGGCGTATGATCCGGTGGTCCGACAGTGGGCCCAACGGGCCCCCATGATTGTTCCACGGGCCATGTTTGCTTGTTGTGTGGTGAACGGGAAGATATTAGTCGCAGGTGGGTTCACGACGTGCCGGAAGTCGATCTCGAAAGCGGAAATTTACGATCCGGATAACGACGTTTGGGGTTCGATTCCCGATCTTCACTACTCTCATAACTCGGCGTGTACCGGGTTAGTAATCGGGGCTGAGGTGCATGTGGTGCACAAGGGTTTGACCACGGTTCAGGTGTTGACCAAAGACGGGTGGAGAGTTCACGAGCATTCGTGGCTTCAAGGCCCGATGACCGTGGTTAACGGTTCGTTGTACGTGATGAGTCACGGGCTTATATATAAACAAGACCGGGAATCGAGGAAAGTTGTGATTTCGGCTTCGGGATTCAAGAGGAGAATCGGGTTCGCTATGATGGGCTTTCGGGATGATATATATGTGATTGGTGGTGTGATCGGGCCCGAAGGATGGAATTCGGATATTAAAAAGATGTCGGATGTTGATGTTTTAACGCTCGGGAATGAGAAGCCCGTGTGGCAGAAAGCGGCTTCCATGACTCGTTGTAGGGGGACGATTCTCGGGTGTGTCGAGTTAAAAATTTAG